From the Arthrobacter sp. PM3 genome, one window contains:
- a CDS encoding TetR/AcrR family transcriptional regulator: MTPTGPGRPRKQQPSRPGATARDEILDAAAELFTTQGYANTSTRSIAEAVGIRQSSLYHHFGTKDDILEVLLAGTVAGGLAFARAVSADSDGDGDRTSGGAVPAAAARLHAVALYDGTQLCNARWNLGVLYNLPEARSDRFGSFMADRRELRGLYQRLGSRLPGNGWSGAGQVGDLAFRLVESLVSLRADGLATPGSALQAADAGIVLGGLGDSLTAIRAASAALIAAADRPAPAP; this comes from the coding sequence GTGACTCCAACCGGCCCCGGGCGCCCCCGCAAACAGCAACCCTCCCGACCGGGAGCCACGGCCCGCGACGAAATCCTCGACGCCGCCGCCGAACTGTTCACCACGCAGGGGTACGCCAACACCTCAACCCGCTCCATCGCGGAGGCCGTCGGGATCCGCCAGTCGTCCCTGTACCACCACTTCGGCACCAAGGACGACATCCTCGAGGTCCTGCTGGCCGGCACGGTGGCGGGCGGGCTCGCGTTTGCCCGCGCCGTGTCCGCGGACAGCGACGGCGACGGCGACCGCACCAGCGGCGGCGCCGTCCCGGCAGCGGCGGCGCGGCTCCACGCCGTCGCCCTCTATGACGGAACGCAGCTGTGCAACGCACGTTGGAACCTCGGGGTGCTCTACAACCTGCCGGAGGCGCGCAGCGACCGGTTCGGCAGCTTCATGGCGGACAGGAGGGAGCTCCGCGGCCTGTATCAGCGCCTGGGCTCCCGCCTGCCGGGGAACGGCTGGAGCGGCGCCGGGCAGGTCGGGGACCTGGCGTTCCGGCTGGTGGAGTCCCTGGTCAGCCTCCGCGCCGACGGGCTCGCCACCCCCGGCTCCGCGCTGCAGGCGGCCGACGCCGGCATCGTCCTCGGCGGCCTGGGCGACAGCCTGACTGCGATCCGGGCCGCCAGCGCGGCGCTGATTGCCGCAGCCG
- the uca gene encoding urea carboxylase: MNRIDTPLFDTLLVANRGEIACRIIDTARKIGLRTVAVFSEADRGARHVKLADEAVLLGPAPAKDSYLRVDALLAAAAATGAGAIHPGYGFLSEDAGFAEAVEAAGLVFVGPTPDQLRIFGTKHTARDAAQAAGVPMIAGSGLLPDADAAVLAARDIGFPLMLKATGGGGGIGMTVCRTEDELTGGYERVARLAGASFSTAGVFAERYVEHARHVEVQIFGDGEGRVVSLGDRDCSLQRRHQKVLEEAPAPDLPAALRDELHRSSRALCASLNYRSAGTVEFVYDPARQEASFLEVNARLQVEHPVTEAVTGVDLVEWMLRLAQGGTEAAGVLAGRPDGIPVSGHAVEARLYAEDPARNFQPSSGTVTNAAYPGTDAARVDAWVETGSEVSTNYDPLLAKIITTGTDRGQAFDRLGTALKTTRIDGIETNLGMLRAVTALDVVRDAAHSTGTLNDLGDPEPRITVERPGLQTSVQDWPGRAGLWQVGVPPSGPMDDLSFRLGNQALGNDEGAPGLEFTMTGPSLHFTHATTVCVAGAPTTLTIDGADVPAWEPVTVPAGGTLDVGTAEGAGLRGYILFQGGLDIPQYLGSASTFTLGQFGGHGGRVLRAGDVLRAAAPDTGSTPQLPGPAGAVPLDSRPVLTSAWELTVVEGPHGAPEFFRREDIEELYAASYEVHFNSARTGVRLIGPKPRWARTDGGEAGLHPSNIHDTAYSVGALDFTGDTPILLGPDGPSLGGFVCPVTVVTADRWKLGQLRPGDTVRFVPVEAGRAPSATDLGPGRQLVLPGDAGWSRTGGTANSAGGANTAGGVRRGDGDDGVLGRVPEGPGRPAVTYRRSGDDNLLVEYGAMVLDLSLRARVHALHQHLQELRMPGIADLTPGIRSLQIKIDPAVLTVPRLLGLVQEIEAALPASSELVVPSRTVRLPLSWDDPATREAIQRYMAGVRDDAPWCPWNIEFIRRINGLESVNDVFDTVFNAEYLVLGLGDVYLGAPVATPLDPRHRLVTTKYNPARTWTPENAVGIGGAYMCIYGMEGPGGYQFVGRTTQVWSRYADSAPFEPGSPWLLRFFDRISWYPVSPDELLDLRADMAAGRGRGVEIEDGTFSLADHEDFLARNSGSIAAFREQQAAAFAVERQAWADAGEFDRADAAAAVVPDADELVVPDGATLVAAPFAASVWKVDVAPGDEVVKGQPLVSLEAMKMETVLAAPFDGVVQQVLPVAGSQVVGGEALVVLGPPTDEFDGQPETKELDGAAA, encoded by the coding sequence GTGAACCGCATCGACACGCCACTGTTCGACACCCTGCTCGTCGCCAACCGCGGCGAAATCGCCTGCCGCATCATCGACACCGCGCGGAAGATCGGCCTGCGGACCGTGGCCGTGTTCTCCGAGGCCGACCGCGGCGCCCGCCACGTCAAACTGGCCGATGAGGCCGTGCTGCTGGGTCCTGCCCCGGCCAAGGACTCCTACCTGCGGGTCGATGCCCTGCTGGCGGCGGCCGCCGCCACCGGAGCCGGCGCCATCCACCCCGGCTACGGCTTCCTCTCCGAAGACGCAGGCTTCGCCGAGGCCGTGGAGGCCGCCGGACTGGTTTTCGTGGGCCCCACCCCGGACCAGCTCCGGATCTTCGGCACCAAGCACACCGCCCGGGACGCCGCGCAGGCCGCGGGCGTGCCCATGATCGCCGGATCCGGCCTGCTGCCGGACGCCGACGCCGCCGTGCTGGCCGCCCGGGACATCGGGTTCCCGCTCATGCTGAAGGCCACCGGCGGCGGCGGCGGCATCGGGATGACCGTGTGCCGCACCGAGGACGAACTCACCGGCGGTTACGAGCGGGTGGCGCGCCTCGCCGGTGCGAGCTTCAGCACCGCCGGCGTTTTCGCCGAGCGCTATGTCGAACACGCTCGGCACGTGGAAGTGCAGATCTTCGGCGACGGCGAAGGCCGGGTAGTGAGCCTCGGCGACCGTGACTGCTCGCTGCAGCGCCGGCACCAGAAAGTGCTGGAGGAAGCGCCCGCCCCGGACTTGCCCGCGGCGCTCCGGGATGAACTGCACCGCAGTTCGCGGGCGCTGTGCGCGTCCCTGAACTATCGCTCGGCCGGAACCGTCGAGTTCGTCTACGACCCCGCCCGCCAGGAAGCGTCCTTCCTGGAGGTCAACGCCCGGCTCCAGGTGGAGCACCCCGTCACCGAAGCCGTCACGGGCGTGGACCTCGTCGAGTGGATGCTCCGGCTGGCCCAGGGCGGCACCGAGGCCGCCGGCGTGCTGGCCGGACGCCCGGACGGCATCCCCGTCTCCGGCCACGCCGTCGAGGCCCGCCTGTACGCCGAGGACCCGGCCCGCAACTTCCAGCCGAGCTCGGGCACCGTCACCAACGCCGCCTACCCCGGAACCGACGCCGCCCGCGTGGATGCCTGGGTGGAAACCGGCAGCGAGGTGTCCACCAACTACGACCCCCTGCTGGCCAAGATCATCACCACCGGCACGGACCGCGGCCAGGCCTTCGACCGGCTCGGCACCGCCCTGAAGACCACCCGGATCGACGGCATCGAAACCAACCTCGGGATGCTCCGGGCCGTTACCGCTTTGGACGTGGTCCGCGATGCCGCCCACTCCACCGGCACCCTGAACGACCTCGGCGATCCGGAGCCCCGGATCACCGTGGAGCGTCCCGGGCTGCAGACCTCGGTCCAGGACTGGCCCGGCCGGGCCGGCCTGTGGCAGGTCGGCGTGCCGCCGAGCGGCCCGATGGATGACCTCTCCTTCCGCCTGGGCAACCAGGCCCTGGGCAACGACGAAGGCGCGCCCGGGCTCGAGTTCACCATGACCGGGCCCAGCCTGCACTTCACTCATGCCACCACCGTGTGCGTGGCCGGCGCCCCCACCACGCTCACCATCGACGGCGCCGACGTGCCGGCCTGGGAACCGGTGACCGTACCCGCGGGCGGCACGCTCGACGTCGGCACCGCCGAAGGGGCCGGCCTCCGCGGCTACATCCTGTTCCAGGGCGGGCTCGACATTCCGCAGTACCTGGGCAGCGCGTCCACCTTCACCCTGGGCCAGTTCGGCGGCCACGGCGGCCGGGTGCTCCGGGCCGGAGACGTGCTGCGGGCCGCCGCCCCGGACACCGGGTCGACGCCGCAGCTTCCCGGCCCTGCCGGTGCCGTTCCACTGGACAGCAGGCCGGTCCTGACCTCCGCGTGGGAGCTGACCGTGGTGGAGGGCCCGCACGGCGCCCCCGAATTCTTCCGGCGCGAGGACATCGAGGAGCTCTACGCCGCCAGCTACGAGGTGCACTTCAACTCCGCCCGCACCGGGGTCCGCCTCATCGGCCCCAAACCGCGCTGGGCCCGCACCGACGGCGGCGAGGCCGGACTGCACCCGTCCAACATTCACGACACCGCCTATTCGGTGGGTGCCCTGGACTTCACCGGCGACACCCCGATCCTGCTCGGCCCGGACGGTCCCAGCCTGGGCGGCTTCGTCTGCCCCGTGACGGTGGTGACGGCCGACCGCTGGAAGCTGGGGCAGCTCCGTCCCGGCGACACCGTCCGGTTCGTGCCCGTGGAAGCCGGCCGGGCGCCGTCGGCCACGGACCTCGGACCCGGACGGCAGCTGGTGCTGCCGGGGGATGCCGGCTGGTCCCGGACCGGAGGAACCGCCAATTCCGCCGGCGGCGCGAACACTGCCGGCGGAGTCCGGCGCGGCGACGGCGACGACGGCGTGCTGGGCCGGGTGCCGGAAGGCCCCGGACGGCCCGCGGTCACCTACCGCCGCTCCGGCGATGACAACCTGCTGGTGGAGTACGGCGCCATGGTCCTGGACCTCAGCCTGCGGGCCCGCGTGCACGCCCTGCACCAGCACCTGCAGGAACTCCGCATGCCGGGGATTGCCGACCTCACCCCGGGGATCCGGTCGCTGCAGATCAAGATCGACCCGGCTGTGCTCACCGTCCCCCGACTCCTGGGCCTGGTGCAGGAGATCGAAGCCGCCCTGCCGGCCAGCTCGGAGCTCGTGGTGCCCAGCCGCACGGTCCGGCTGCCGCTGTCCTGGGATGATCCGGCCACCCGCGAGGCCATCCAGCGGTACATGGCCGGTGTCCGGGACGACGCCCCCTGGTGCCCGTGGAACATCGAATTCATCCGGCGCATCAACGGCCTGGAGTCCGTAAACGATGTCTTCGACACGGTCTTCAACGCCGAATACCTGGTCCTGGGACTCGGCGACGTGTACCTGGGCGCCCCGGTGGCCACACCCCTGGATCCCCGCCACCGGCTGGTCACCACCAAGTACAACCCGGCCCGGACCTGGACGCCGGAAAACGCCGTCGGAATCGGCGGAGCCTACATGTGCATCTACGGCATGGAAGGACCCGGCGGCTACCAGTTCGTGGGCCGGACCACCCAGGTGTGGTCGCGCTACGCGGACTCCGCGCCGTTCGAACCCGGATCGCCCTGGCTCCTGCGCTTCTTCGACCGCATCTCCTGGTACCCGGTCAGCCCCGACGAGCTGCTGGACCTCCGGGCGGACATGGCAGCGGGCCGGGGGCGCGGCGTCGAGATCGAGGACGGGACCTTCTCGCTCGCCGACCACGAGGACTTCCTGGCCCGGAACAGCGGGTCCATCGCGGCGTTCCGCGAGCAGCAGGCGGCGGCGTTCGCCGTCGAACGGCAGGCCTGGGCCGACGCCGGCGAGTTCGACCGCGCCGACGCCGCGGCCGCCGTCGTGCCCGACGCCGACGAGCTCGTGGTGCCCGACGGCGCCACCCTGGTGGCCGCCCCCTTCGCCGCCAGCGTCTGGAAGGTGGACGTCGCCCCGGGCGACGAGGTGGTGAAGGGCCAGCCACTCGTCTCCCTGGAGGCGATGAAGATGGAAACCGTGCTGGCCGCCCCGTTCGACGGCGTGGTGCAGCAGGTGCTGCCCGTGGCCGGGTCGCAGGTGGTGGGCGGCGAGGCGCTGGTGGTCCTCGGCCCGCCTACGGACGAATTCGACGGACAACCCGAGACCAAGGAACTGGACGGTGCGGCAGCATGA
- a CDS encoding urea amidolyase associated protein UAAP2, with protein MTSTTETRTPASASDTALAAGAVVLDEYVQARGPWSAVVAAGDVLTIVDLEGNQAVDCLLYAADDTDVRYSAAVTIAGQRSIVLTTGSVLRSDAGVPLMTVVADEVGVHDTIGGACSQESNTLRYGQHTREQHACVENFLIEGSRWGLGKRDLVSNINWFMNVPVDPDGALGIVDGLSAPGKRVALRAEVDTLVLVSNCPQINNPCNGFNPTPVRMIVTRPEAAQ; from the coding sequence ATGACCTCCACCACCGAAACCCGCACACCTGCCAGCGCGAGCGACACAGCGCTCGCCGCCGGCGCCGTCGTCCTCGATGAATACGTCCAGGCGCGCGGACCCTGGTCCGCCGTCGTCGCCGCCGGTGACGTCCTGACCATCGTGGACCTGGAAGGCAACCAGGCGGTGGACTGCCTGCTCTACGCCGCCGACGACACCGACGTGCGCTACTCCGCCGCTGTCACCATCGCCGGGCAGCGCTCGATCGTGCTGACCACCGGGTCCGTGCTCCGGTCCGACGCCGGCGTGCCGCTGATGACCGTGGTGGCGGACGAGGTGGGCGTGCACGACACCATCGGCGGGGCCTGCTCGCAGGAATCCAACACCCTGCGCTACGGCCAGCACACCCGCGAACAGCACGCCTGCGTGGAGAACTTCCTGATCGAGGGATCCCGCTGGGGGCTCGGCAAGCGCGACCTCGTCTCCAACATCAACTGGTTCATGAACGTTCCGGTCGACCCGGACGGCGCTCTCGGCATTGTCGACGGCCTCTCCGCCCCCGGCAAGCGGGTGGCGCTCCGGGCCGAGGTGGACACCCTGGTGCTGGTCTCCAACTGCCCGCAGATCAACAACCCCTGCAACGGGTTCAACCCCACGCCCGTCCGCATGATCGTCACCCGCCCGGAGGCCGCCCAGTGA
- a CDS encoding urea amidolyase associated protein UAAP1, whose protein sequence is MTQTTETPATTATSTTAGARAHAREQHGRTADTMRHVPASSAPARLTASLAVAGDRLTWAESVAFGRYTALPLARGTRLRLTDTDGDACVHVLLYRTGMLHERLNVADTVKVPWQAYPTTGHPLLSDAGRLMATIVADTSARHDALTGTTTLAGNTARYGAGSAHSSSPAGRELLTLAALKQGLGARDVAPSLSLFKGITVYPDGGIRFTGSAGAGAAVEILLQMDTVVLLANTAHPLDPRPDFTGTAVDVVAWHAPGELRRLEEGTVTGPLTPEHRQALNNTEHDLTARNAR, encoded by the coding sequence ATGACACAGACCACCGAAACACCAGCCACCACCGCCACGTCCACTACAGCAGGGGCCCGGGCGCACGCCCGGGAGCAGCACGGCCGCACCGCGGACACCATGCGCCACGTCCCCGCCTCCTCCGCCCCGGCACGGCTCACCGCCAGCCTGGCCGTCGCCGGGGACCGCCTGACCTGGGCCGAATCCGTCGCCTTCGGCCGCTACACCGCCCTGCCCCTGGCCCGGGGCACCCGGCTCCGCCTCACCGACACCGACGGCGACGCGTGCGTCCACGTGCTGCTCTACCGCACCGGGATGCTGCACGAACGGCTCAACGTGGCGGACACCGTCAAGGTCCCGTGGCAGGCCTACCCCACCACGGGACACCCGCTGCTGTCCGACGCCGGCCGGTTGATGGCCACGATCGTGGCCGACACGTCCGCACGCCACGACGCCCTGACCGGCACCACCACGCTGGCCGGAAACACCGCCCGCTACGGCGCCGGATCCGCCCACAGCAGCTCGCCCGCCGGGCGCGAACTGCTGACCCTGGCCGCCCTGAAGCAGGGACTCGGCGCCCGGGACGTGGCGCCGTCGCTCTCCCTGTTCAAAGGGATCACGGTTTACCCGGACGGCGGCATCCGCTTCACCGGCAGCGCCGGCGCCGGTGCCGCCGTCGAGATCCTGCTCCAGATGGACACCGTGGTGCTCCTGGCGAACACCGCCCACCCGCTGGACCCGCGACCGGACTTCACCGGAACCGCCGTCGACGTCGTCGCCTGGCACGCGCCCGGGGAACTTCGCCGGCTGGAGGAGGGGACCGTGACCGGGCCCCTGACCCCTGAACACCGGCAGGCACTGAACAACACCGAACACGACCTCACCGCAAGGAACGCACGATGA
- a CDS encoding PspC domain-containing protein, with amino-acid sequence MAATLVRPRRGKMFAGVCAALADRFEVPRVFVRLGFMFFGLFGVGVVAYLALWIIIPEGD; translated from the coding sequence ATGGCAGCAACCCTGGTTCGTCCCCGGCGCGGAAAAATGTTCGCCGGGGTGTGCGCCGCCCTGGCCGACCGCTTCGAGGTCCCGCGGGTGTTCGTCCGCCTCGGATTCATGTTCTTCGGCCTGTTCGGCGTGGGCGTAGTCGCCTATCTCGCGCTGTGGATCATCATCCCCGAGGGCGACTAG
- a CDS encoding amino acid permease yields MTSTVLPSSAQTDDADLTSLGYEPSLHRKLGRYASFAAGFSFVSILTTIFQLFAFGYSFAGPAFFWTWPVVLVGQLLVALNFAELAARYPLSGAVYQWARRVGGETVGWFAGWFMALAQVVTAAAAAIALQVVLPQLWEGFQLVGGDPALNTTTGAANAVVLGAILLVVTTVINSLGVKLMAHVNSVGVTCEIVGVAAVILALITAAQRGPDVVMDTTVLQGTDLGPVGAFLVSGLMAAYVMVGFNSAGELSEETKSPRRTAPRTILSALIISGIGGALMILTALMAAPSLDDGRLATEGLPYVLTAVLGTFWGKVLLVDVAVAIFVCTLAIQTAGSRLVFSMARDGKLPGSALLSSVHPTRGTPMWPSIAIGALAVGVLAINVGNAALFTTLCSVCIVMVYLAYLLVTVPQLINRLRGDWDRVGQTMPAGLFSLGRWGLPVNILAVLYGAVMVVNLAWPRPEVYDPSGENGLLLWSAPLMVGAVLVVGLWVRRTSARA; encoded by the coding sequence ATGACATCCACCGTTCTTCCCTCGTCCGCGCAGACGGACGACGCAGACCTCACGTCGCTTGGCTACGAGCCGTCCCTGCACCGCAAGCTCGGCCGCTACGCCTCGTTCGCGGCAGGCTTCTCCTTCGTGTCCATCCTGACCACCATCTTCCAGCTTTTCGCCTTCGGCTACTCCTTTGCCGGCCCGGCGTTCTTCTGGACCTGGCCGGTGGTGCTGGTCGGCCAGCTGCTGGTGGCCCTGAACTTCGCCGAACTCGCCGCCCGCTACCCGCTCTCCGGCGCCGTGTACCAGTGGGCCCGCCGGGTGGGCGGTGAAACGGTCGGCTGGTTCGCGGGCTGGTTCATGGCCCTGGCCCAGGTGGTGACCGCCGCCGCGGCCGCCATCGCCCTGCAGGTGGTCCTGCCCCAGCTGTGGGAGGGATTCCAGCTGGTCGGCGGCGACCCGGCGCTGAACACCACCACCGGTGCCGCGAACGCCGTCGTCCTCGGAGCCATCCTGCTGGTGGTCACCACGGTGATCAACTCGCTGGGCGTCAAGCTGATGGCCCACGTGAACTCGGTCGGTGTGACCTGCGAAATCGTCGGTGTCGCCGCCGTCATCCTGGCCCTCATCACGGCAGCCCAGCGCGGACCGGACGTCGTCATGGACACCACCGTCCTGCAGGGAACCGACCTGGGCCCGGTGGGCGCATTCCTGGTCTCGGGCCTCATGGCCGCCTACGTGATGGTGGGGTTCAACTCCGCCGGTGAGCTCTCCGAAGAGACCAAGTCCCCGCGCCGCACCGCACCCCGGACCATCCTGTCCGCCCTGATCATTTCCGGCATCGGCGGCGCGCTGATGATTCTGACCGCGCTGATGGCCGCCCCCAGCCTCGACGACGGCCGGCTCGCCACCGAGGGCCTGCCCTACGTGCTGACCGCCGTCCTGGGCACCTTCTGGGGCAAAGTCCTGCTGGTGGATGTGGCTGTGGCGATCTTCGTCTGCACCCTCGCCATCCAGACCGCCGGGTCCCGCCTGGTGTTCTCCATGGCCCGCGACGGCAAACTCCCCGGCTCGGCCCTGCTGTCCTCGGTCCACCCCACCCGCGGCACCCCGATGTGGCCCTCCATCGCGATCGGCGCGCTGGCCGTGGGCGTGCTCGCCATCAATGTCGGGAACGCCGCGCTTTTCACCACGCTCTGCAGCGTCTGCATCGTCATGGTGTACCTGGCCTACCTCCTGGTCACCGTGCCCCAGCTGATCAACCGCCTGCGGGGCGACTGGGACCGGGTGGGCCAGACCATGCCGGCCGGGCTGTTCTCCCTGGGCCGGTGGGGCCTGCCGGTCAACATCCTTGCGGTGCTCTACGGCGCCGTGATGGTGGTCAACCTCGCCTGGCCCCGGCCCGAGGTCTACGACCCCTCCGGCGAAAACGGACTCCTCCTGTGGTCCGCTCCGCTGATGGTGGGCGCCGTGCTCGTCGTCGGCCTCTGGGTCCGGCGCACCAGCGCCCGCGCCTGA
- the atzF gene encoding allophanate hydrolase has protein sequence MKSANAGAAARVRAALAAIEAAGRPEIWITVRAADALLADAAAVDQAVAAGGDLPLAGLLLAVKNNVDVAGIDTTAACPGYAYTPEHDAEAVARLRAAGAVVLGATNLDQFATGLVGTRSPHGVVRDARRPEFISGGSSSGSAVAVALGLADIAIGTDTAGSGRVPAGLQGIVGIKATLNVVSTAGVVPACRSWDAVTIFARDLGTAELAMGAMAGGARPWPADARLAAPARPRVAYPSSLPELPPAWAAEFGRQIARLQAAGVEAEPIGFDVFLEAARLLYDGGLVAERYAAVGAFVDAASSEGAGNPAGNPAGLDPTVAGIVRAAGQVPAHQYVADTGRLEGLKRQAMERLDGFDALVVPTAPFHPGLEEVAADPVGVNSRMGTYTNFCNLFDLSAVAVPAGEVDGAQFGLTVVGRTFDDAVVADIARRIETPAVPPVLFAAGAAPARQRPAGEPWPVRAGASCVPLVVVGAHRKGQPLAHQLETLGAFWDGPVRTAPRYRMVSLDTQPPKPGVYRSDDGAELVAERWLLSEAALGKFLAALPEPMLLGSVRLNDGSSAVGFACDAVAAATGTDITEYRDWLAAPAAVGGRGSRTSLADALLVGLTRGLQPGIRRP, from the coding sequence ATGAAATCAGCGAATGCCGGCGCGGCGGCGCGCGTGCGGGCGGCGCTGGCCGCCATCGAGGCTGCGGGCCGGCCCGAAATCTGGATCACCGTCCGGGCCGCGGACGCGCTGCTGGCCGACGCGGCCGCCGTTGACCAAGCGGTGGCCGCGGGCGGAGACCTGCCCCTGGCCGGGCTCCTGCTCGCCGTGAAGAACAACGTGGACGTGGCAGGGATCGACACCACGGCGGCGTGCCCCGGCTATGCCTACACGCCGGAGCACGACGCCGAGGCGGTGGCCCGGCTGCGGGCCGCCGGCGCGGTGGTTCTGGGGGCCACCAACCTGGACCAGTTCGCCACCGGCCTGGTGGGAACCCGCAGCCCGCACGGCGTCGTCCGCGACGCGCGCCGCCCGGAGTTCATCTCCGGCGGTTCCAGCTCCGGCTCCGCGGTGGCCGTAGCCCTGGGGCTGGCCGACATCGCCATCGGCACGGACACCGCCGGATCCGGCCGCGTCCCCGCCGGGCTTCAGGGAATTGTCGGCATCAAGGCCACGCTGAACGTCGTGTCCACCGCCGGGGTAGTCCCGGCGTGCCGCTCCTGGGACGCGGTGACCATTTTCGCGCGGGACCTCGGCACGGCCGAGCTCGCCATGGGCGCCATGGCCGGCGGGGCCCGCCCGTGGCCCGCCGACGCCCGGCTGGCCGCACCCGCCCGGCCCCGCGTCGCTTACCCATCCAGCCTGCCGGAACTCCCGCCGGCCTGGGCTGCCGAGTTCGGCCGGCAGATCGCCAGGCTCCAGGCCGCCGGCGTGGAGGCCGAGCCGATCGGGTTCGACGTGTTCCTGGAGGCCGCGCGCCTGCTGTACGACGGCGGACTGGTTGCCGAGCGGTACGCCGCCGTCGGCGCCTTCGTCGACGCGGCGTCGTCGGAGGGTGCAGGGAATCCTGCCGGGAATCCTGCGGGGCTGGACCCGACCGTCGCCGGGATCGTCAGGGCTGCCGGCCAGGTGCCCGCGCACCAGTATGTTGCGGACACCGGGCGGCTGGAGGGCCTCAAGCGGCAGGCCATGGAACGCCTGGACGGGTTCGACGCCCTGGTGGTGCCCACCGCGCCGTTCCACCCGGGCCTGGAAGAGGTCGCTGCCGACCCCGTGGGCGTGAACTCGCGGATGGGCACGTATACGAACTTCTGCAACCTGTTCGACCTCTCCGCTGTGGCCGTGCCGGCGGGAGAGGTGGACGGAGCCCAGTTCGGGCTCACCGTCGTGGGGCGCACGTTCGACGACGCGGTGGTGGCGGACATCGCCCGCAGGATCGAAACCCCGGCCGTGCCGCCGGTGCTGTTCGCGGCCGGAGCCGCCCCGGCACGGCAGCGGCCGGCGGGGGAGCCGTGGCCGGTCCGCGCCGGAGCGTCCTGCGTGCCCCTGGTAGTGGTGGGGGCCCACCGCAAGGGCCAGCCGCTGGCCCACCAGCTCGAAACGCTGGGTGCCTTCTGGGACGGGCCCGTGCGCACGGCGCCCCGCTACCGGATGGTCTCGCTGGACACCCAGCCGCCCAAGCCGGGGGTATACCGCTCGGACGACGGCGCCGAACTGGTGGCCGAGCGGTGGCTTCTCTCGGAAGCGGCGCTGGGAAAGTTCCTCGCGGCGTTGCCCGAGCCGATGCTGCTGGGATCCGTGCGCCTAAACGACGGCTCCAGCGCGGTCGGCTTTGCCTGCGACGCCGTTGCCGCGGCGACCGGGACGGACATCACCGAGTACCGCGACTGGCTGGCTGCGCCCGCTGCCGTGGGCGGCCGGGGATCCCGGACAAGCCTGGCCGACGCGCTCCTGGTCGGCCTCACGCGAGGGCTGCAGCCCGGTATCAGGCGTCCGTAG